In the genome of Cercospora beticola chromosome 2, complete sequence, one region contains:
- the ATG15_1 gene encoding Putative lipase atg15 — protein sequence MRCHLRSSSLAGRLCPTSLATSMSGRNLFVACLLLLTGFVLHTDAARPRHLRNPAQVVLPPSLGGDVQSDDGTRDLGEHVFTLRHIYHHGTHEYPKLHRYIDIQPQERLKVTYDNGETIEDAPTELRAQAVSTRIQRLVARNKTDINDLLAEAEWYGRAAELPASSWTTDEISGPNVSDKSTVLTFAKMAANAYVQSRWDGEWLPVKGGFNYTDDFGWQKDGLRGHIFADETNSTVVIGLKGTSPAIFDGADTTGNDKLNDNLFGSCCCAQGGQYLWKHVCDCMTGTYQCNSTCLVKSLRQKGHYYWAVRDLYHNVTERYPNSDVWLSGHSLGGVVSSLLSLTYGLPTLTFEAFPDAMAASRLGLPTPPGYQIGSHHSRTDVQLHHFGHTADPIFMGTCNAASSFCTIAGYAFQGVCHTGKTCTYDTVGDLGWRVGIGTHKIVNVIKDVLEKYETVPKCEADTECVDCYNWKFYESNGTETTTSKSSTSSTTRTRTETCKTPGWWGCLDESTTTTTTTSSSSISSTSTSTCKTPGWFGCKDETTTTTTNTITTTSAAPGSTTAVITTTSTSTSTCHTPGWFGGCDDLPESTTTFAAPKPTKSSSHASATTSNPDDDDDDCTSREWFGLICVDPSPTSTSATSAKPSSTHLPTTKRKHHCVKRYWYGTCKKWRKEEDIEYKPDLR from the exons ATGCGATGCCACCTACGCTCGTCCTCTCTTGCCGGGAGATTGTGTCCAACTTCCTTGGCCACCAGCATGTCTGGCCGTAATCTGTTTGTTGCCTGCCTGCTGTTGCTTACCGGCTTCGTCCTCCACACAGATGCGGCGAGACCTAGGCATTTGAGGAATCCCGCGCAAGTCGTGCTACCACCGAGCTTGGGTGGCGATGTCCAAAGCGACGATGGGACTAGAGATTTAGGAGAGCATGTATTT ACTCTCCGCCACATCTATCACCACGGCACGCACGAGTACCCAAAACTGCATCGATATATCGACATCCAACCCCAGGAACGGCTAAAGGTCACATACGATAATGGCGAGACAATCGAAGACGCGCCGACCGAGCTGCGAGCACAGGCAGTTTCGACCAGAATCCAACGACTGGTTGCCAGGAATAAGACGGACATCAACGACTTGCTAGCAGAAGCCGAATGGTATGGGAGAGCTGCAGAATTGCCAGCTTCGTCATGGACAACGGATGAGATATCAGGGCCGAATGTCAGCGACAAGAGCACTGTCTTGACGTTCGCGAAGATGGCAGCGAACGCATACGTCCAGTCGAGATGGGATGGAGAATGGCTGCCAGTTAAGGGAGGCTTCAATTATACCGACGATTTTGGATGGCAGAAGGATGGCCTCCGGGGGCACATCTTTGCTGATGAGACCAATTCTACTGTGGTCATCGGTTTGAAGG GAACTTCCCCTGCAATCTTCGACGGCGCTGATACAACGGGCAACGACAAACTCAACGACAATCTTTTCGGGTCCTGCTGTTGTGCTCAAGGAGGGCAGTATTTGTGGAAACACGTCTGCGATTGCATGACAGGGACGTATCAGTGCAACTCGACCTGCCTAGTCAAATCACTCAGACAGAAAGGTCATTACTACTGGGCTGTGCGAGACCTCTATCATAATGTGACCGAGCGCTACCCAAACTCCGACGTCTGGCTCTCAGGCCATTCTCTCGGTGGCGTAGTCAGCTCTCTGCTGAGCTTGACATATGGGCTTCCGACACTGACATTTGAGGCGTTCCCAGACGCGATGGCTGCATCTCGACTGGGCCTGCCAACGCCTCCGGGATACCAGATTGGTTCACATCATTCACGGACTGATGTGCAACTGCACCACTTTGGTCACACCGCGGATCCGATCTTTATGGGAACATGCAATGCAGCTTCATCATTTTGCACTATTGCTGGGTATGCCTTTCAAGGTGTATGTCACACGGGCAAGACATGCACATACGACACAGTTGGAGATCTTGGATGGCGAGTCGGTATTGGAACTCACAAGATTGTCAACGTGATCAAAGATGTGCTGGAGAAGTACGAGACTGTTCCGAAGTGTGAAGCAGATACCGAATGTGTGGACTGCTACAACTGGAAGTTTTACGAGAGTAACGGCACGGAGACAACTACGTCAAAGAGCAGCACATCCAGTACTACACGAACACGCACGGAAACATGCAAGACACCCGGATGGTGGGGCTGTCTCGATGAGAGCACAACCACGACCACGACAacatccagctccagcatcaGTAGCACATCGACCTCGACATGCAAAACCCCGGGCTGGTTTGGCTGCAAGGACGAGACAACAACGACTACCACGAATACTATCACGACTACCAGTGCTGCGCCGGGCTCGACAACAGCAGTAATCACTacaacatcgacatcgacatccacCTGCCATACGCCGGGCTGGTTCGGTGGCTGTGACGACCTGCCTGAATCAACGACAACTTTCGCCGCGCCCAAACCTACAAAATCATCTTCCCATGCGAGCGCGACAACATCGAAtcctgacgatgatgatgacgactgTACATCAAGAGAATGGTTTGGCTTGATTTGCGTCGACCCTTCACCGACGAGCACAAGCGCCACTTCCGCCAAGCCCAGTTCGACTCACCTGCCGACCACGAAGCGAAAACACCACTGCGTGAAAAGGTACTGGTATGGTACTTGCAAGAAGTGGCGGAAAGAGGAAGATATTGAGTACAAGCCAGATCTGCGATAG
- a CDS encoding uncharacterized protein (MEROPS:MER0037714): MSLQKTLYVGPFIHCKTLTILDVCTSAVIGVGEDGKIAFVERDVDESQLPVRQGWEDAKVVKIDGSGWFFPGFIDTHIHASQYPNAGIFGKSTLLDWLNTYTFPLESSFTDLKKASRIYKRIVSRTLSHGTTTACYFATIHVPATNLLADICHNKGQRAFVGRVCMDSHLSPDFYRDETPAVSRDNAKACIDHIRSIDPTFDLVSPIITPRFAPSCSAEALDLLGELHNKTGVPVQTHLCENHPEIALVKELFPESKHYTDVYDNAGLLTSKTILAHCVHLSPEERNLIKLRNAKISHCPASNAALTSGCAPVKEMLREGMTIGLGTDVSGGYTPSILAECREALFTSRYLCISNEGGGVVNGKTKKTDEIKLSVEEALFVATRGGAKVVGLEDKIGGFEVGMDWDAQLIQLDDVSDGEDETLVNGDVDGGEEATFAEDVGLVDVFGHESWDDRVNKWVYGGDDRNTKAVWVKGRLVHKRQGASV; this comes from the exons ATGTCGTTGCAGAAGACCCTCTATGTCGGCCCGTTCATCCATTGCAAGACTCTGACTATCCTGGATGTCTGTACGAGTGCTGTGATAGGAGTTGGTGAAGATGGGAAGATTGCATTTGTAGAAAGAGATGTGGACGAGTCGCAATTGCCAGTCAGGCAAGGGTGGGAAGATGCGAAGGTTGTGAAGATAGATGGTTCGGGGTGGTTCTTCCCGGGCTTCATAG ACACACATATTCACGCCTCACAATATCCCAATGCCGGAATCTTCGGGAAGTCAACACTTCTGGACTGGCTAAATACCTACACCTTCCCTCTCGAATCATCCTTCACAGATTTGAAGAAGGCAAGCAGAATCTACAAGCGCATCGTCTCTCGAACACTCTCCCACGGCACAACGACAGCATGCTACTTTGCAACAATTCATGTCCCAGCCACGAATCTCCTTGCCGATATTTGCCACAACAAAGGCCAACGTGCCTTCGTGGGCCGCGTATGCATGGACTCGCATCTCTCCCCTGATTTCTACCGCGACGAGACACCCGCAGTCTCTCGCGACAACGCAAAGGCCTGTATCGATCATATCCGCTCCATAGACCCCACATTCGACCTTGTCAGCCCCATCATAACACCCCGCTTCGCCCCCTCATGCTCCGCAGAAGCACTCGATCTCCTCGGCGAACTTCACAATAAAACAGGAGTGCCCGTACAGACACACCTCTGCGAGAATCATCCCGAGATCGCGCTCGTTAAAGAGCTGTTTCCAGAATCGAAGCACTACACCGACGTATACGACAACGCAGGACTGCTGACTTCGAAAACGATTTTGGCACATTGCGTGCATTTATCACCAGAAGAACGCAATCTGATCAAACTCCGCAACGCAAAGATCTCCCATTGTCCAGCTTCAAATGCGGCATTGACATCAGGATGTGCGCCAGTGAAGGAGATGCTTCGAGAAGGCATGACGATCGGCCTGGGAACAGACGTGAGTGGAGGATACACGCCTTCAATCTTGGCCGAATGTCGGGAAGCGTTGTTCACAAGTCGATATTTGTGTATTTCGAATGAAGGCGGAGGAGTTGTGAACGGGAAAACTAAGAAAACTGATGAGATTAAGTTGTCGGTTGAAGAGGCTTTGTTTGTGGCCACAAGGGGTGGAGCGAAGGTTGTTGGGCTGGAAGATAAGATTGGAGGGTTTGAGGTGGGAATGGATTGGGATGCACAGCTGATTCAGTTGGATGATGTTAgtgatggcgaggatgagactTTGGTCAATGGGGATGTAGATGGTGGTGAGGAGGCAACTTTTGCTGAGGATGTGGGGTTGGTGGATGTCTTTGGGCATGAAAGTTGGGATGACAGAGTCAACAAGTGGGTTTATGGCGGCGATGACAGGAATACAAAGGCAGTATGGGTGAAGGGACGCTTAGTGCACAAGAGGCAAGGTGCCAGTGTGTGA
- the DPM1 gene encoding dolichol-P-mannose synthesis (CAZy:GT2_Glycos_transf~BUSCO:EOG09264272) gives MAVKNKYSVLLPTFNERKNLPIIIWLLNKTFTEQNLDWEVIIVDDGSPDGTQDVAKQLISAYNTKSSQHIILKTRTGKLGLGTAYVHGLQFATGNFVIIMDADFSHHPKFLPSMIATQKEGDWDIVTGTRYAGNGGVYGWDLKRKMVSRGANLFADTVLRPGVSDLTGSFRLYKKAVLQEVMNRTESKGYTFQMEMMVRAKGMGFRVTECPISFVDRVYGESKLGGEEIVEYLKGVLSLWVKV, from the exons ATGGCAGTCAAGAACAAGTACTCGGTACTCCTACCGACCTTCAATGAGCGCAAAAACCTCCCAATCATCATCTGGCTGCTCAACAAGACCTTCACTGAGCA AAACCTCGACTGGGAAGTCATAATCGTCGACGACGGCTCCCCCGACGGAACCCAAGACGTCGCCAAACAACTCATCTCCGCCTACAACACCAAATCCTCGCAACACATCATCCTCAAAACCCGCACAGGCAAACTCGGCCTCGGAACAGCCTACGTCCACGGCCTACAATTCGCAACCGGAAacttcgtcatcatcatggaCGCAGATTTCTCTCACCACCCTAAATTCCTCCCATCCATGATCGCAACACAAAAAGAAGGTGATTGGGATATCGTCACCGGCACACGCTATGCGGGGAACGGAGGCGTGTATGGTTGGGATTTGAAAAGGAAAATGGTTTCGAGAGGGGCGAATTTATTCGCGGATACGGTTTTGAGGCCTGGAGTTAGTGATTTGACGGGGAGTTTTCGGTTGTATAAGAAGGCGGTTTTGCAGGAGGTGATGAATCGGACGGAGTCGAAGGGTTATACTTTTcagatggagatgatggtGAGGGCGAAGGGGATGGGGTTCAGAGTTACGGAGTGTCCTATTAGTTTTGTGGATCGTGTTTATGGTGAGAGTAAGTTGGGTGGggaggagattgtggagTATTTGAAGGGGGTGTTGAGTTTGTGGGTGAAGGTTTAG